CAGCCTGCCCCGGAAGTTCTTGGCCGCGTCGCTGTTGATGTTGAAGGTTTCCATTCGCAACCGGTGCGTGTCGGAGTAGTCCTCCGGGATGACCAACAACATGTGCAGCCTGCCCCGGTCCAATTTCCGCTTGGCGTCGGCATAGTCGGTCTCGACCACACGGTAGTAGGGCCCCAGGTCCGAACCGACGGTTCTGACCTGCTCTTCCAATTGCCGTGCCTGGTTGTCCTCCCCGCGGTTGACCAACGCGATCGGATAGGTGTCCCCGACGCCACCGAATATCATCGTGGACAGAATCAACATCGCCACGGGCAGCACGACCACCTGCGCGAGCAGGGATCGCTGCCGGGTCAACAACTTCACGTTACGCACATGGGTCGCCAGAACGGCGCGCGTGATCCGCATCGTTTTCCCCTCATTGCCCTTGCGCGAAGGTAAGTTTCCGACGCAGTACGGCCACGGCTCCCACCGTCAACGCCACGACGATGCCCACCATCCACAGCATGTAGTGGTCCACACCGTACACCGGAGAAATTCCTTCGGCGTTAAAGCGGATCTGGTCGGTGACCGGCCCCACCGGCCACCACCGGACGCCGTACCACAGCCATTCGACGAATCCGAAATGCGCGTAACCCCGCATGTAGGATTCCAGCCCCACCAGGAGGAAGTGCACCAGCGAGACAACGGCCGCGATCGGCACCAGCGGCAGCGACCTGCGCAGCAGGACCCCCAGCAGCGCGCCGAGCGCCGCCCCGTAGAAGAACAGCATCACTATGGGCAGCCAGGTGCCCGGCCCCAGATTCCCGATCGGATACGGCAACGCAAACCGCAGTGTGAGCAGGACGAGTACCATCGTGACGAGGCTCTGCAGCAAGGTGGCCATCCACTTGCCGAACACCAGTGGCCAGAATCCCTTCGGGGAGAGTACGACGTTCTTGGCCGTGCCCTCCTCCCATTCACGGGCGATGAGGTTTCCGGTGTTGACCATGCCCCCGTAGATCAGCGCGAACATGAGCAGACTCGCGCCCATGTACCCGGCGAATCCCATTTCCTCGTCCCAGTGCGGGGTTTCCCGGACATCGACTTGGTGCTGCGGATCGACTTCGCCTTGGAAGCTCATCATCGCGTTGGTCAGCCGCAGCCGGAGATTCTTGGATATGTCGGAATTGATGTTGTAGACGCCGAGCCCCACGGTCGCCTCACCGGCACGCACGTCCTGCTCGAAGGTCTCGGGGATCCGCACGATCCCCATCGCCTCACCGGAGTCGAACGCCCGCTCGGCGCGCTGCGGATCCGTGGTGACCACTCTCCAGGCCTTGCCGTCGGCGGAGGACTGCTGCTCCATGATCCGAACCAACCGTTCGGTCGCGGGCCCCTCCGACTCCTTGGTGATGTAGATCGGATTCGTGGTGGCCGCCTGCACGATGAACGAGTACAGCAAGGTGAAGAAAACCGGGAGCATGATCCCGATGATGAAAAAGCCCGGATTGCGAGCACTCTGCACGAGATCCTTGCGCACCAGGGCTGCTGTCGCTGCCAGCATGGCCGATCTCTCCTCGTCTCAGTCCCGAAGGGCACGGCCGGTGAACTGCAAAAAGACGTCCTGGAGGTTGGACTCCTTGACCTCGAAGCTGACCATCCGCTCACTCGACCTGGCGGAAGCGTGTTCGAGGTCCCGGATCAGTTGGATCGCCTCACGGGTTTCGGTCAGCTCCGCCGATACCGTTGCCCCGTTTCTGACGGGAGCCGTCGCACCGTCCAGCAGACCGGTCGCCTCGGCGGCCGCCTCGTCATCGGCGAAGTGCAGCAACAGACGCCGCCCACCCACCATCGCCTTGAGCTCGGGCACCGTTCCGCTCACGACCCTGGCCCCGTGATCGAGAATGACGATGTGGTCGGAGAGCTGTTCGGCCTCTTCCATGTAGTTCGTCGTCAGCAGCACGCACATGCCCTGGGACGCCAACTCGCGCACCTGCTCCCAGAGCGCCGCGCGGGAGTGCACGTCGACACCGAGCGTGGGCTCGTCCAACAGCAGTGCTTTCGGTTCGGTCAGCAGCGCCCTGGCGAGTGCCAACCTGCGCTGCATCCCGCCGGAGTAGGTTCCCACCCGGTCCTTCTGCCGGTCGGTGAGCTGGACCAGTTCGAGCACCCGGTCGATGCGGGTCCCGAGGTCGTGGTGGTCCACCCCGTAGTAGTGACCGTGGAACGAGAGGTTCTCCCGTGCGTTGAGGCTGTTGTACAGAGCGGTCTCCTGAGGCACGACAGCCAGGTTGCGCAGCACTTCGCGCCGTTGGCGCACCGGATCGTTGCCGAAGATCCGCACCGTCCCCGACGTGGGACGCAGCAGTCCGCAGATCAGATTCACGGTGGTCGTCTTGCCGGAACCGTTCGGCCCCAGCAGACAGACGACACTGCCCCTGGGAATCTCGAAGGACACGTCGTTGACCGCGACCAGCGGCTCATGCTTGCGGCGTTCGAAGCTCACCAAGGCTCGATCCAGCGAGATCGCCGTCTCGGAACCGTCCCGGACTGTTCGTGGGTCGCTGACCCGAGGCTCTACGGTCAAGGTCACTCCTTGGTCGGTGAATCGTCACTGCCTGCCTCGGCCCCGCCGTCGGTGAGCACGCACGAGACGAAGAACCGCACGTGCTGCCGTACCAGTTCGTGACCGAGTCCGCGGTCCTCGCGGCCCGCCTGGGCGTGCAGGTAGACGAATCGCGCGTTGCCCACCGGAGCCAGCAGCTCCCAGACGAGCTGTTCCGCGGAGAAGTCGTCCCGGACCAGCCCCTGCCGCATCCACGACCGCATCGGCTCGTGCAGCTGACGCTGCACCTCGGCGATGGCGTCGGCGAGGCTGCGCCCCTTGCCGGCCCGGCCGATCATCCCCTCCCGGATCAGCACGCTGGCGAACCGGCGGGCTCTGAGCCGGTCGAACGCCGCCATGATCTTGTCCACCAGCCTGCCGATCGCATCGGCCGGTGCCGTATCCGCGAGTTCGTCCGGATCGAGGCCGAGCACGGAGAGATCCAACAACCCGACCTCGGCCAACAGGGCGTCGAAGATCGCCTGCTTGCCGCTGAAGTGCGAGTAGATGGCGCTGTCCCTGATCCCGGTCCGTTCGGCGATCTCCCGCACCGAGGTGCCCGCGAACCCCTTGTTCGAGAACAGTGTGAGCGCGGCGTCGAGCAGCCGCTCCCGGGTGTTGGTCGCCTCGGACTTCGGCGGACGACCGAGCCTGCGAGGTGTGGACGCCGAGGAAGACATGGCTCAATAATAGCGAGCGCTCGCTAAGATGCAATCCCCCTTTTCCGAAACGGTTCATGGACTCCAACTTCGGTGTGATCATGCTAAAGAAGGAATCACCGCATGTCATAAGGGGGTTACTGCATCCCGGAGTGATATATATATTAATGAGCGCACAGCAACTTTTGGAGAACTCGATGACCCTGTCGAACAACACTCCGGCGGTCGTGGTGACCGGAGCTTCCAGCGGGATCGGACACGCGACGGCGGTTCGACTCGCCCGGAACGGCCACCGGGTGTACGCGGGATTCCGCCATCCGGAGGATGGCGCGAGCCTGGCCGAGGAATCCTCGAACCTGACACCGGTGCACCTGGATGTCACCGATCCCGAGAGCATCGAGGCGCTGCGCGAACAGGTCGAGGCCGCACCGAGCACCACCCCACTGCGGGGGCTGGTCAACAACGCGGGCACCACCACCGCCGCTCCGGTCGAGTACGTCTCGCCGGACGAACTGCGCCGAGTCCTGGATGTCAATGTGGTCGGTCAGGTCGCGGTCACCAGGGCACTGCTGCCGGTACTGCGACGGAGCCACGGCCGCGTAATCAACATCAGCTCGATGGGTGGCCGGATCGCAAGCCCCGTCATGGGTCCGTACGCGGCCTCGAAATTCGCGCTGGAGGCCATCACCGACGCCTTGCGCCGCGAAGTAGCCGATCAGGACGTCGAAGTCGTGGCGATCGAGCCGGGTGCGGTGGCCACCCCCATCTGGAACAAAATCGATTCCAAAGTGAACCTGGACTCCATCCCCGAAGAGGCGCGACGGGTTTACGGCGACCTCATCACCGGCGTCGAAGAAGGAATCTTCAAGGCGAGTGCGACCCACGGCGTCCCGCCGGAACGCATCGCCGACGTGATCGAACAAGCACTGACCCGGCCCCATCCGCGCGCGCGGTATCTCGTCGGACGGTCGGCACGGATGCGAGTGATGCTCTCCCGCGTCCTGCCTCCGAAGCTGTTCGACCTGATCCTGTCCGGCGTCATGCGTCGTATCGGTGCGCGGACCAGGACCGCGGCTCCCACCCCGCGTCACCCCTCCTGATCCGGGCCCCGTCACCGGTTCGAAAGCAGACCAGCTAAGGAGTCATCATGCGCGAGCACCAGCCGCTGCGCGAGATTCTCGAGCGCCCGCGCCCGTTCGTGGCCCCGGACCTCAGACCGACGGGATTGCGACTGCATCCCGAACAACTTGGCGACGGTGTGTACGCGCTGCTGGCCAACCAACCTCCGAAGGACAACAACGGCGTCGTCTTCGGACGCGATGCCGCCCTCGTGGTCGACACCGGAGTAACCCCTACCGTGGGTGAACGGATCCGGCACGAAGCGAGCGAGCTCACCGCCGCACCGATCCGCTACGTGGCGAACACGACCTACCACGGGGACCACACCTTCGGAAACACCGCGTTCGGCTCCGAGGTCACCATACTGTCCTCGAACACGAACCGGATGTGCATGGACGACCTGGAGCGGGAGAAGCGGGCACGCAGCGAGAGCATGTTCGGCGAATCGTCCCTGGACGAGGTGACCACCTGGCGACGGCCGGACATCGTCTTCGACCGGTTCCTGTCGGTCGACCTGGGGAACAAGACCGTGTGGTTGTGGCACTTCGGCCCGGGCAACGGAGCCGGCGACGTGCTGGTCCACGTGCCGGACGAGGGGGTGGTCTGGACGGGCAACTTCCTCGTTCCAGCCGGGATGGTGCCGATGGTGCTCATCGGCGACCCCTGGTCCTACTCCGAATCGGTGCGTGCCGCCTCCGAACAGCTCGACATCGACCGCATCGTGCCCGGACACGGTTTCATCGCCCCCGCACGTCCCGCCGTCGAATGGATGCTGGACTACCTGGAACGGCTCGGGTCGACGGTGCTGCGGGACTTCCGGGCGGGCAAGGACGTCGACCGGATCATGAACGAGTTCACCCTGCCGGCCGAGCATGGTGAGAACGAGATGGTGCGCGCGCTCAACGACTCCTTCCACCGCCTCAACATCCTCACCACGTACCGACGGCTCGGTGATTCGGCCGAACGGGGCTGACAGCGAGCGGAAGAGCGGACCGCGATCCCGTCGTTCTCAGGTACCACCGGCGCTTTCAACCGCGGGACTGAAGACGGTGTCCGTCGTATCGCATTAGCGTGACGACGCACAGTCCAGAACACACCTGGTTCCGTGGTGTCCGACGTGGCCGGAGCTACCGGCCCGGCGGGGCCGGTAGCGTGCCACTCGCGCATTCGGGTGCTTTCCAGCTCCTCGCCCACTCCGCTTCGGTCCCACGGCCACGACTGCTCACGTCGAGTTGAGGTGTCCCGTGAAAGAGCTGTACGAACTCGGTGAGGTTCCTCCCCGCGGCGCGGTACCGGAGAAGATGTACGCCTCGGTCATCCGCCCGGAACGTTTCGGAGAACCGGAACAGGCGTTCGCGACCGAAGTGGTCGACACTCCGCGGCCGGACAGCGGCCAAGTACTGGTCTACATGATGGCCGCGGGAATCAACTACAACAACGTGTGGGCCGCCCTGGGGGCTCCGCTCGACGTTATCGCCGCGCGGCAACGCCACGGTGCGACCGAGGACTTCCACATCGGAGGTTCCGAGGGCTCGGGAGTCGTCTGGGCCGTCGGTCCGGGCGTCGAGTCGGTGTCCGTGGGCGACCACGTGGTGCTGTCGGGATGCATGTGGGACGAGACCTCGGCCGACATCCGGCTCGGAGCCGACCCCATGACGTCGAAATCCCAGGTGGCCTGGGGGTACGAGGCGAACTACGGTTCGTTCGGCCAGTTCGCGCTCGTCGACGACTACCAGTGTCACCCGAAACCACCGAACCTCAGTTGGGAGGACGCCGCGGCGTTCGTGCTCACCGGGGCCACCGCGTACCGGCAGCTGTGCGGCTGGCCGCCGAACACGGTGCGCCCGGGTGATCCGGTGCTGGTCTGGGGCGGAGCAGGCGGTCTGGGGTCGATGGCCATCCAGATCGTCTCACTGCTCGGCGGGACCCCGGTCGCCGTCGTCTCCAGCGACGACCGCGCACGCTACTGCGAACGGCTCGGCGCACGGGGAACCATCGACCGGCGCGACTACGACCACTGGGGACCGCTGCCCCGGTCGGAGGACGGAACGGCCATGGCGCGCTGGACCGAGTCCGTGCGTGCTTTCGGCCGCGCTTTCTGGGAAGTCATCGGCGAACGACGCTCGCCGAGCCTGGTTCTGGAGCACACCGGCCAGGACACCATCCCGACCTCGATGTACCTGTGCGACAACGCGGGCATGGTCGTTATCTGCGGCGGCACCACGGGCTACCTCTCCGATGTCGACCTGCGGTTCCTCTGGATGCGGCAGAAACGGTTGCAGGGTTCGCACTTCGCGAACCTGCGGCAGTGCCGGGAGGTCGTCTCCCTGGTCGGGGCGGGCAGGTTGGACCCGTGCCTGTCCTGGTGCGAACCCTTCGACGGCGTCGGCAAAGCCCATCAGCTCATGTACAACAACGAGCACCCGGGCGGGAACATGGCCGTGCTGGTCAACGCCTCGACCACGGGCGGAACCTCGTTGGACTGACCCGACACGCCGGTGCCCGGCACCGAGCCGACGCACCGCGACAACCGAGCTCCGCCACGCCGATGACTTCGCGACGTGCCCGTCGAACTTCCGTTTTCCGAACGGAGCACGTCCACGCACTCGCCTGCCCCCGAAGGAGCGAGATGCCACGAATCCCGTATCCCGATGAGCCTTCCCTTCCCGAACCCGCCCGAACCGCGCTGGAGCGCATGGTCGCTCCGCTGAACCTGATCCGCATGTGCGCTCACGCGACCACGCTGGTGAGACCGCTGATCAAGCTGAGTACCGCGCTGCTGAGCAGGCTGCACCTGTCCGCCCGGCACCGGGAACTGCTGATCCTGCGCACCGCCCGAAACACC
This genomic stretch from Actinopolyspora halophila DSM 43834 harbors:
- the ccrA gene encoding crotonyl-CoA carboxylase/reductase, with the protein product MKELYELGEVPPRGAVPEKMYASVIRPERFGEPEQAFATEVVDTPRPDSGQVLVYMMAAGINYNNVWAALGAPLDVIAARQRHGATEDFHIGGSEGSGVVWAVGPGVESVSVGDHVVLSGCMWDETSADIRLGADPMTSKSQVAWGYEANYGSFGQFALVDDYQCHPKPPNLSWEDAAAFVLTGATAYRQLCGWPPNTVRPGDPVLVWGGAGGLGSMAIQIVSLLGGTPVAVVSSDDRARYCERLGARGTIDRRDYDHWGPLPRSEDGTAMARWTESVRAFGRAFWEVIGERRSPSLVLEHTGQDTIPTSMYLCDNAGMVVICGGTTGYLSDVDLRFLWMRQKRLQGSHFANLRQCREVVSLVGAGRLDPCLSWCEPFDGVGKAHQLMYNNEHPGGNMAVLVNASTTGGTSLD
- a CDS encoding TetR/AcrR family transcriptional regulator encodes the protein MSSSASTPRRLGRPPKSEATNTRERLLDAALTLFSNKGFAGTSVREIAERTGIRDSAIYSHFSGKQAIFDALLAEVGLLDLSVLGLDPDELADTAPADAIGRLVDKIMAAFDRLRARRFASVLIREGMIGRAGKGRSLADAIAEVQRQLHEPMRSWMRQGLVRDDFSAEQLVWELLAPVGNARFVYLHAQAGREDRGLGHELVRQHVRFFVSCVLTDGGAEAGSDDSPTKE
- a CDS encoding ATP-binding cassette domain-containing protein, which translates into the protein MTLTVEPRVSDPRTVRDGSETAISLDRALVSFERRKHEPLVAVNDVSFEIPRGSVVCLLGPNGSGKTTTVNLICGLLRPTSGTVRIFGNDPVRQRREVLRNLAVVPQETALYNSLNARENLSFHGHYYGVDHHDLGTRIDRVLELVQLTDRQKDRVGTYSGGMQRRLALARALLTEPKALLLDEPTLGVDVHSRAALWEQVRELASQGMCVLLTTNYMEEAEQLSDHIVILDHGARVVSGTVPELKAMVGGRRLLLHFADDEAAAEATGLLDGATAPVRNGATVSAELTETREAIQLIRDLEHASARSSERMVSFEVKESNLQDVFLQFTGRALRD
- a CDS encoding MBL fold metallo-hydrolase, whose product is MREHQPLREILERPRPFVAPDLRPTGLRLHPEQLGDGVYALLANQPPKDNNGVVFGRDAALVVDTGVTPTVGERIRHEASELTAAPIRYVANTTYHGDHTFGNTAFGSEVTILSSNTNRMCMDDLEREKRARSESMFGESSLDEVTTWRRPDIVFDRFLSVDLGNKTVWLWHFGPGNGAGDVLVHVPDEGVVWTGNFLVPAGMVPMVLIGDPWSYSESVRAASEQLDIDRIVPGHGFIAPARPAVEWMLDYLERLGSTVLRDFRAGKDVDRIMNEFTLPAEHGENEMVRALNDSFHRLNILTTYRRLGDSAERG
- a CDS encoding SDR family oxidoreductase, coding for MTLSNNTPAVVVTGASSGIGHATAVRLARNGHRVYAGFRHPEDGASLAEESSNLTPVHLDVTDPESIEALREQVEAAPSTTPLRGLVNNAGTTTAAPVEYVSPDELRRVLDVNVVGQVAVTRALLPVLRRSHGRVINISSMGGRIASPVMGPYAASKFALEAITDALRREVADQDVEVVAIEPGAVATPIWNKIDSKVNLDSIPEEARRVYGDLITGVEEGIFKASATHGVPPERIADVIEQALTRPHPRARYLVGRSARMRVMLSRVLPPKLFDLILSGVMRRIGARTRTAAPTPRHPS
- a CDS encoding ABC transporter permease; translated protein: MLAATAALVRKDLVQSARNPGFFIIGIMLPVFFTLLYSFIVQAATTNPIYITKESEGPATERLVRIMEQQSSADGKAWRVVTTDPQRAERAFDSGEAMGIVRIPETFEQDVRAGEATVGLGVYNINSDISKNLRLRLTNAMMSFQGEVDPQHQVDVRETPHWDEEMGFAGYMGASLLMFALIYGGMVNTGNLIAREWEEGTAKNVVLSPKGFWPLVFGKWMATLLQSLVTMVLVLLTLRFALPYPIGNLGPGTWLPIVMLFFYGAALGALLGVLLRRSLPLVPIAAVVSLVHFLLVGLESYMRGYAHFGFVEWLWYGVRWWPVGPVTDQIRFNAEGISPVYGVDHYMLWMVGIVVALTVGAVAVLRRKLTFAQGQ